A stretch of the Longimicrobium sp. genome encodes the following:
- the ricT gene encoding regulatory iron-sulfur-containing complex subunit RicT — MSLELPVIQPLPSPEQAGFLVEVSFKGVRRAFFTSPDVTLRVGDWVLVEVERGRDLGRVKSLGGIARKKCGPTDPVAGAVVLRRAEPPEVRQLHVLRADEERVRRKTRELVEQHGLHMKVSDAEWQWDRNKLTIYFTAEKRVDFRQLVRDLARTFRTRIELKQIGVRDEAAQLGGVGRCGRQLCCATWLREIKPISLQLAKDQNLSLNPQQISGTCGRLMCCLTYEHDAYLAAKKRFPREGKTVRTVVGAEKVVAIDIWRNLVTLQDESRQRRTIGLEQLKAETVAAPPPGREGAPPPEARPQLPTPAQTQRPPRRPRTPPPPRRPE; from the coding sequence GTGAGTCTCGAGCTTCCGGTGATCCAGCCTCTCCCCTCTCCCGAGCAGGCCGGCTTCCTGGTGGAAGTCTCCTTCAAGGGGGTGCGGAGGGCGTTCTTCACCTCGCCCGACGTGACGCTGCGCGTGGGCGACTGGGTGCTGGTGGAGGTGGAGCGCGGCCGCGACCTGGGCCGCGTGAAGTCGCTGGGCGGCATCGCGCGCAAGAAGTGCGGCCCCACCGACCCCGTGGCGGGCGCGGTGGTGCTGCGCCGCGCCGAGCCCCCCGAGGTGCGCCAGCTGCACGTGCTGCGGGCCGACGAGGAGCGCGTGCGCCGCAAGACGCGCGAGCTGGTGGAGCAGCACGGCCTGCACATGAAGGTCAGCGACGCCGAGTGGCAGTGGGACCGGAACAAGCTGACCATCTACTTCACGGCCGAGAAGCGGGTCGACTTCCGCCAGCTGGTGCGCGACCTGGCGCGGACCTTCCGCACGCGCATCGAGCTCAAGCAGATCGGGGTGCGCGACGAGGCGGCGCAGCTGGGCGGGGTGGGCCGCTGCGGCCGCCAGCTCTGCTGCGCCACCTGGCTGCGCGAGATCAAGCCGATCTCGCTGCAGCTGGCCAAGGACCAGAACCTCTCGCTCAACCCGCAGCAGATCTCCGGCACCTGCGGCCGGCTGATGTGCTGCCTGACGTACGAGCACGACGCGTATCTCGCCGCCAAGAAGCGCTTCCCCCGCGAGGGGAAGACGGTGCGGACGGTGGTGGGCGCCGAGAAGGTGGTGGCCATCGACATCTGGCGGAACCTGGTGACGCTGCAGGACGAGAGCCGGCAGCGCCGCACCATCGGGCTGGAGCAGCTCAAGGCCGAGACGGTGGCCGCGCCGCCGCCGGGGCGCGAGGGCGCGCCCCCGCCGGAGGCGCGCCCGCAGCTCCCCACGCCCGCGCAGACGCAGCGGCCGCCGCGGCGGCCCCGCACGCCCCCGCCCCCGCGGAGGCCCGAGTGA
- a CDS encoding acetyl-CoA carboxylase carboxyltransferase subunit alpha gives MATVAHLDFERAIGEVEEQIQNLRTLARERGLDVSTELRSLERKLKGLKEETFRNLSPIERVMVARHPKRPYTLDYVEMIFADFVELHGDRQFRDDASIVGGWARLDGESVMLIGQQKGRDMKENLRRNFGMPHPEGYRKALRLMKLAEKFRRPVVTLIDTPGAYPGLGAEERGQAEAIARNLREMAALRTPSVAVVIGEGGSGGALAIGVADRVLMLENSVYSVISPEGCAAILWKSGNEREKAAQALRLTAEDLAELEVIDEVVPEPAGGAHSDWEATAAGVKEALVRHLAELRAVPEEELRRARWKKYLGMGQWRSGR, from the coding sequence TTGGCTACGGTCGCACACCTGGACTTCGAGCGCGCCATCGGCGAGGTGGAGGAGCAGATCCAGAACCTCCGCACGCTGGCGCGCGAGCGTGGGCTGGACGTCTCCACCGAGCTGCGCTCGCTGGAGCGCAAGCTGAAGGGGCTGAAAGAGGAGACCTTCCGCAACCTCTCCCCGATCGAGCGGGTGATGGTGGCCCGCCACCCCAAGCGCCCCTACACGCTCGACTACGTGGAGATGATCTTCGCCGACTTCGTGGAGCTGCACGGCGACCGGCAGTTCCGTGACGACGCGAGCATCGTGGGCGGCTGGGCCCGGCTCGACGGGGAGTCCGTCATGCTCATCGGCCAGCAGAAGGGCCGGGACATGAAGGAGAACCTCAGGCGCAACTTCGGCATGCCCCACCCGGAGGGCTACCGCAAGGCGCTCCGATTGATGAAATTGGCGGAGAAGTTCCGCCGCCCCGTCGTGACCCTGATCGACACGCCGGGCGCCTACCCCGGCCTGGGGGCGGAGGAGCGCGGGCAGGCCGAGGCCATCGCCCGCAACCTGCGCGAGATGGCGGCGCTCCGGACTCCGTCGGTGGCCGTGGTGATCGGCGAGGGCGGCTCGGGCGGGGCGCTGGCGATCGGGGTGGCCGACCGGGTGCTGATGCTGGAGAACAGCGTCTACTCGGTGATCAGCCCCGAGGGGTGCGCGGCGATCCTGTGGAAGAGCGGGAACGAGCGCGAGAAGGCGGCGCAGGCGCTCAGGCTCACGGCCGAGGACCTGGCCGAGCTGGAGGTGATCGACGAGGTGGTCCCCGAGCCCGCGGGCGGCGCGCACTCCGACTGGGAGGCCACCGCCGCGGGCGTGAAGGAGGCGCTCGTCCGCCACCTCGCCGAGCTGCGGGCGGTTCCCGAGGAGGAGCTGCGCCGGGCGCGGTGGAAGAAGTACCTGGGGATGGGACAGTGGCGCTCCGGCCGCTGA
- the dnaE gene encoding DNA polymerase III subunit alpha translates to MSFVHLHCHSEYSLLDGANRIEDLVKRACELEQPALALTDHGCMFGAWVFQEQAKKAGVKPIVGMEAYVAPASRFDRTKTKGEKGYYHLVLLARDYQGYRNLSRLTSIGYTEGFYGKPRIDREVLAKHSEGLIVTSACLAGEVAQHLMEDQWEEARRAVEWHQEVFGERYYLEVQAHDSPGQARLNERIFRLAAETGVRVVATNDAHFLKAEDHQAHDVLLCIGLGKDFADPDRMKYDGQLYFKSHAEIAERFPDRPDVLENTLAIAESVDLAMPRKYYVPNFPTEPEGYASEDEMLSAWVWRGAMRHYAPAGTPEGADPKAVLPAEVVDRVEYELGVITKLGYSGYFLITADFIRWARDHDIPVGPGRGSAAGSIVAYCMGITDCCPLKFDLLFERFLNPERVSMPDIDVDFCFERRGEVIEYVREKYGRDAVGQIITFGTMKSRAVVKDVGRTLGFLPAETDRLAKLIPNAPNFSMTVEEAKEKIPEIRELYEKEERYRQLLDYSSTLEGLSRHSSVHAAGVVIAPGPLDEYVPVCTQSTKGSGGGSGESIIVTQYDMTCLEKAGMLKMDFLGLKTLTVIYDAVAFIRARHGALRHPQTGVEYARPEDIPLDDPEVYAMLARGGTAGVFQFESSLATDKLRAMKADRFDDLVAANALVRPGPLDMGMDMVYIRRKLGLEPVKYPFAELKEVLEPTYGVIVYQEQVMRIAQILAGLTLAEADVLRKAVGKKDAELIRKELGKFVEKAVEKGHDRRAIQDLSDQIEAFGRYGFNKSHSVAYGLVAYQTAWLKCHYPAEFMAALMSSVVDKTDDVVAYIQHCRELGKFLPRIGRDGVEVLPPHVNESNWKFTVVGEGVGQVRFGLGAIRGVGEGAVRSILAAREAEGPFTSMFDLLCRIDLRLCNKRVLEALICAGALDGFEDGGGRNQLLAGLDLAFATAQNLQKERESAQDSFFDVLMGGGDGGTATLVQAPPLPKVEKWAESERLTREKEILGFFISGHPLNRFREDVALFEGRTSTVKLRTQRDQKVELACVVTEAARQVSKKDGSEWGRITVEDFHGTATVLAFGDSWAKYKDVLRQDAAVVIRGAVSSRERDDEDPPLFLDSAVPLEQVRESGEVGVLIELGSGGPDPAAIEGAKAALAQYAGQGPVIVLWRNGGGEGEAPRLRSKTLRVAPRDELLVALREALGDERVRLHRDPPALGSVGGGREEGWRGRRQRGGGEE, encoded by the coding sequence ATGTCGTTCGTCCACCTGCACTGCCATTCCGAGTACTCGCTCCTCGACGGCGCCAACCGCATCGAGGACCTGGTGAAGCGCGCCTGCGAGCTCGAGCAGCCCGCCCTGGCGCTCACCGACCACGGCTGCATGTTCGGCGCGTGGGTCTTCCAGGAGCAGGCGAAGAAGGCCGGCGTCAAGCCGATCGTGGGGATGGAGGCGTACGTCGCCCCCGCCTCGCGCTTCGACCGCACCAAGACCAAGGGCGAGAAGGGATACTACCACCTGGTGCTCCTGGCGCGCGACTACCAGGGGTACAGGAACCTCTCCCGCCTCACCTCCATCGGCTACACGGAAGGCTTCTACGGCAAGCCGCGCATCGACCGCGAGGTGCTGGCGAAGCACTCCGAGGGGCTCATCGTCACCTCGGCGTGCCTGGCGGGCGAGGTGGCGCAGCACCTGATGGAAGACCAGTGGGAGGAGGCGCGCCGGGCGGTCGAGTGGCACCAGGAGGTGTTCGGCGAGCGCTACTACCTGGAGGTGCAGGCGCACGACTCCCCGGGGCAGGCGCGGCTCAACGAGCGCATCTTCCGCCTGGCGGCCGAGACGGGCGTGCGCGTGGTGGCCACCAACGACGCGCACTTCCTGAAGGCCGAGGACCACCAGGCGCACGACGTGCTCCTCTGCATCGGGCTGGGGAAGGACTTCGCCGACCCCGACCGGATGAAGTACGACGGCCAGCTCTACTTCAAGAGCCACGCGGAGATCGCCGAGCGCTTCCCCGACCGGCCCGACGTGCTCGAGAACACGCTGGCGATCGCGGAGTCGGTGGACCTCGCGATGCCCAGGAAGTACTACGTCCCCAACTTCCCCACCGAGCCCGAGGGGTACGCGTCGGAAGACGAGATGCTCTCCGCCTGGGTGTGGCGCGGGGCGATGCGGCACTACGCGCCCGCGGGGACGCCGGAGGGCGCGGACCCGAAGGCCGTGCTCCCGGCCGAGGTGGTGGACCGGGTGGAGTACGAGCTGGGGGTGATCACCAAGCTGGGGTACTCGGGCTACTTCCTGATCACGGCCGACTTCATCCGCTGGGCGCGCGACCACGACATCCCCGTCGGCCCCGGGCGCGGCTCGGCGGCGGGGTCGATCGTGGCGTACTGCATGGGGATCACCGACTGCTGCCCGCTCAAGTTCGACCTCCTCTTCGAGCGCTTCCTGAACCCCGAGCGCGTGTCGATGCCCGACATCGACGTGGACTTCTGCTTCGAGCGCCGCGGCGAGGTGATCGAGTACGTGCGCGAGAAGTACGGCCGCGACGCGGTGGGGCAGATCATCACCTTCGGGACGATGAAGAGCCGGGCGGTGGTGAAGGACGTGGGGCGCACCCTGGGCTTCCTCCCCGCGGAGACGGACCGGCTGGCCAAGCTGATCCCCAACGCCCCCAACTTCTCCATGACGGTGGAGGAGGCGAAGGAGAAGATCCCCGAGATCAGGGAGCTGTACGAGAAGGAGGAGCGCTACCGGCAGCTGCTGGACTACTCGAGCACGCTGGAGGGGCTCAGCCGCCACAGCAGCGTGCACGCGGCCGGCGTGGTGATCGCGCCGGGGCCGCTGGACGAGTACGTGCCGGTCTGCACGCAGTCCACCAAGGGCTCCGGCGGCGGGAGCGGCGAGTCGATCATCGTCACCCAGTACGACATGACCTGCCTGGAGAAGGCGGGCATGCTGAAGATGGACTTCCTGGGGCTGAAGACGCTCACGGTGATCTACGACGCCGTGGCCTTCATCCGCGCGCGGCACGGGGCGCTCCGCCACCCGCAGACCGGGGTGGAGTACGCGCGCCCCGAGGACATCCCGCTGGACGACCCCGAGGTGTACGCGATGCTGGCGCGCGGGGGGACGGCGGGGGTGTTCCAGTTCGAATCGTCGCTCGCCACCGACAAGCTGCGCGCCATGAAGGCGGACCGCTTCGACGACCTAGTGGCGGCCAACGCGCTGGTGCGGCCCGGCCCGCTGGACATGGGGATGGACATGGTGTACATCCGCCGCAAGCTGGGGCTGGAGCCGGTGAAGTACCCCTTCGCCGAGCTGAAGGAGGTGCTGGAGCCCACCTACGGCGTGATCGTGTACCAGGAGCAGGTGATGCGCATCGCGCAGATCCTGGCCGGGCTCACCCTGGCCGAGGCCGACGTGCTGCGCAAGGCGGTGGGGAAGAAGGACGCGGAGCTGATCCGGAAGGAGCTGGGGAAGTTCGTGGAGAAGGCCGTGGAGAAGGGCCACGACCGCCGCGCCATCCAGGACCTCTCCGACCAGATCGAGGCGTTCGGGCGCTACGGCTTCAACAAGAGCCACTCGGTGGCCTACGGGCTGGTGGCGTACCAGACGGCGTGGCTGAAGTGCCACTACCCGGCCGAGTTCATGGCGGCGCTGATGTCGTCGGTGGTGGACAAGACCGACGACGTGGTGGCGTACATCCAGCACTGCCGCGAGTTGGGGAAGTTTCTCCCGCGCATCGGGCGCGACGGGGTGGAGGTGCTGCCGCCGCACGTGAACGAGTCGAACTGGAAGTTCACCGTGGTGGGCGAGGGGGTGGGGCAGGTGCGCTTCGGGCTGGGGGCGATCCGCGGCGTGGGCGAGGGGGCGGTGCGCTCGATCCTGGCGGCGCGCGAGGCGGAGGGGCCCTTCACCTCGATGTTCGACCTGCTCTGCCGCATCGACCTGAGGCTCTGCAACAAGCGGGTGCTGGAGGCGCTGATCTGCGCGGGGGCGCTGGACGGCTTCGAGGACGGGGGCGGTCGCAACCAGCTGCTGGCGGGGCTCGACCTGGCGTTCGCCACCGCGCAGAACCTGCAGAAGGAGCGCGAGAGCGCGCAGGACTCGTTCTTCGACGTGCTGATGGGCGGCGGCGACGGGGGCACGGCCACGCTGGTGCAGGCCCCGCCGCTGCCGAAGGTGGAGAAGTGGGCCGAGAGCGAGCGGCTCACGCGCGAGAAGGAGATCCTGGGCTTCTTCATCAGCGGCCACCCGCTCAACCGCTTCCGCGAGGACGTGGCGCTCTTCGAGGGGCGCACCAGCACCGTGAAGCTCCGGACGCAGCGCGACCAGAAGGTGGAGCTGGCGTGCGTGGTGACCGAAGCGGCGCGCCAGGTCTCGAAGAAGGACGGCTCGGAGTGGGGCCGCATCACCGTGGAGGACTTCCACGGCACGGCCACGGTGCTTGCGTTCGGCGACTCGTGGGCTAAATACAAGGATGTGCTCCGGCAGGACGCGGCCGTGGTGATCCGGGGCGCCGTCAGCTCCCGCGAGCGCGACGACGAGGACCCGCCGCTCTTCCTGGACTCGGCGGTGCCGCTGGAGCAGGTGCGCGAGAGCGGCGAGGTGGGCGTGCTGATCGAGCTGGGCTCGGGCGGCCCCGACCCGGCGGCGATCGAGGGCGCGAAGGCGGCGCTGGCGCAGTACGCGGGCCAGGGGCCCGTGATCGTGCTCTGGAGGAACGGCGGCGGCGAGGGCGAGGCGCCCAGGCTGCGCTCGAAGACGCTCAGGGTGGCCCCGCGCGACGAGCTGCTCGTGGCGCTCCGCGAGGCGCTGGGCGACGAGCGCGTCCGCCTGCACCGCGACCCGCCGGCGCTGGGGTCGGTGGGCGGCGGGCGCGAGGAGGGGTGGCGCGGGCGGAGGCAGCGCGGAGGGGGCGAGGAGTAG
- a CDS encoding putative toxin-antitoxin system toxin component, PIN family — protein MRLVLDTNVLVAAFATQGQCYRLLRHCVKNHSLVTSAFLLQELESKLLRKIKIAPDDVEAIMSAVRSYSKVVVPEPLAVPVCRDPDDDWVLATAVTGQCRCIVTGDRDLLVLRRHDAIDIVSPAEFWRLEDENAKD, from the coding sequence GTGAGGCTCGTCCTCGACACGAACGTGCTCGTGGCCGCCTTTGCGACCCAGGGCCAGTGCTACCGGCTGCTCCGCCACTGCGTGAAGAACCACTCGCTCGTCACTTCCGCCTTCCTCCTGCAAGAACTCGAGAGCAAGCTGCTCCGGAAGATCAAGATCGCTCCCGATGACGTCGAGGCGATCATGTCGGCGGTGCGGTCGTACAGTAAGGTGGTAGTCCCGGAGCCGCTCGCGGTGCCTGTCTGCCGCGATCCCGACGATGATTGGGTGCTGGCGACGGCGGTGACGGGACAGTGCCGTTGCATCGTAACCGGAGACCGTGATCTCCTGGTCCTCCGCCGACACGACGCGATCGACATCGTGAGCCCAGCTGAGTTCTGGCGCTTGGAAGACGAGAACGCAAAGGACTAG